Proteins from a single region of Sylvia atricapilla isolate bSylAtr1 chromosome 7, bSylAtr1.pri, whole genome shotgun sequence:
- the RBM45 gene encoding RNA-binding protein 45 has translation MEESSSGIRLSAECLDEPPNSRVFVVLGKDTGEALIRERFSPFGDIQNIWLLRDRRTNESRGIAFIKFARSSQACRAMEEMHGRSLLPDSKPIKVFIAQSRASGSHRDVEDEELTRIFVMIPKTYTEEDLREKFKMYGDIEYCSIIKNKTTGESKGLGYVRYLKPSQAARAIEECDRSYRAILAEPKNKSSESFEHDYYSNNMRPELRGNTLPFCMQPEFCGFEKAETRIQEPVSKRLSVVSRLPFIQEQLFALFDLVPGLEYCDVQRDPHTNSGYAVIQYSTAASAIYAKYKLHGFEYPPGNRLTVIFLEDGNDSSDLIRKMATQLVTAQVSSALRSNSAMVQQYRTPPQAFGGTSGPQLLQPQTDAILPPPKKKVPPDTSVKERLFILFHPHPLPVNVLEDVFCRFGQLISVYLVAGKNVGYAKFADRASASEAITALHGKIVNGVRLKVRLADSPSEEPNKRQRTY, from the exons GAGTGCCTGGACGAGCCGCCCAACAGCCGGGTCTTCGTGGTGCTGGGCAAGGACACCGGCGAGGCGCTGATCCGGGAGCGCTTCTCGCCCTTCGGGGACATCCAGAACATCTGGCTCCTGCGGGACAGGCGCACCAATGAGTCCCGCGGCATCGCCTTCATCAAGTTCGCCCGCAGCTCGCAGGCCTGCCGCGCCATGGAGGAGATGCACGGCCGCAGCCTGCTCCCCGACAGCAAGCCCATCAAG GTATTTATTGCACAGTCAAGAGCTTCTGGAAGCCACCGAGATGTTGAAGACGAGGAGCTTACACGAATCTTTGTTATGATACCAAAAACCTACACGGAGGAGGATCTGCGAGAGAAGTTTAAG ATGTATGGAGACATTGAATATTGCAGCATTATTAAAAACAAGACTACTGGAGAAAGTAAAGGTTTGGGCTACGTCAGGTACCTGAAACCATCACAAGCTGCCCGAGCAATTGAAGAGTGTGATCGAA GTTACAGGGCCATTTTGGCTGAACCTAAAAATAAGTCATCTGAGTCTTTTGAACATGATTATTACAGTAATAACATGAGGCCAGAACTAAGAGGAAATACGCTTCCATTTT GTATGCAGCCAGAATTCTGTGGCTTTGAAAAAGCTGAGACCCGAATTCAAGAGCCAGTCTCCAAACGCCTGTCGGTGGTCTCCCGGCTCCCCTTTATCCAGGAGCAGCTGTTCGCCCTCTTTGATTTGGTTCCCGGTCTGGAATACTGTGATGTTCAGCGAGACCCTCATACCAACAGTG GGTATGCTGTGATTCAGtacagcactgctgcctcagcTATATATGCCAAGTACAAACTACATGGGTTTGAGTACCCTCCTGGAAATCGACTAACTGTCATTTTCCTAGAAGATGGGAATGATAGCTCAGA CCTTATCAGGAAAATGGCAACGCAGCTGGTGACAGCGCAGGTGTCGTCAGCACTGCGCAGTAACAGCGCGATGGTTCAGCAGTACAGGACGCCTCCT CAAGCATTTGGAGGAACTTCTGGTCCACAGTTGCTGCAGCCCCAAACAGATGCCATACTTccaccacccaaaaaaaaagttccacCTGACACTTCTGTGAAGGAAAGGCTTTTCATACTTTTTCATCCGCATCCTTTACCTGTAAATGTACTGGAGGATGTGTTCTG tCGTTTTGGACAATTGATAAGTGTTTATCTTGTGGCTGGAAAAAATGTGGGCTATGCCAAATTTGCAGACAGAGCAAGTGCCAGCGAGGCCATCACTGCATTGCATGGCAAGATTGTGAATGGTGTGAGGCTCAAAGTGAGGTTGGCAGACTCGCCCTCGGAGGAGCCCAACAAGCGCCAGAGGACTTACTGA